In Campylobacter sp. 2014D-0216, the following proteins share a genomic window:
- a CDS encoding NADH-quinone oxidoreductase subunit N, with protein sequence MSDFSLDKLNFVLLFPVLSLLFWAIVLLLLGAFKNLSRNFYIGASVIALLSTLCFLLVCNGFGLKDSHAFFGLFVSDNYAIFAQIVILAFSMLYLLIDKDEQKPEFFSLFLFMVASLILMVSSTNLIVIFLALEGSSLALYTLIALRGTHNAVSSSIKYFTLAAVGAGFFVFACAFVYLKTKSLDLDNLLHSEYISDPILLCAGVMFLVIVGVKLSIAPFHFWLKDVYCGVHTNFIAFISIVPKIAMIIVVLRIFSALGGGVKFEYIVALLAIFSMLAVSIVALIQKDAKKMLAYSSITHSSFILAVIVSSMSVSSQGDGTSYLLSIFALFVYWISFAFANYGIFLILSLFQKSSFESFSGLFDQRPVLSVVLAIFILCIAGIPPFGIFWGKILILASILNSGYYVLVFAIALSSMIMLYAYLKILIYIFFKKGQEIEAGNLDVKQKVILSLCLVGSLSCVFLLL encoded by the coding sequence ATGAGTGATTTTAGTTTAGACAAATTAAATTTTGTATTATTATTTCCTGTGTTGTCTTTGCTTTTTTGGGCTATTGTGTTGCTTTTGCTAGGAGCGTTTAAAAATCTTTCAAGAAATTTTTATATCGGAGCAAGTGTTATAGCTTTGCTTAGTACTTTGTGCTTTTTGCTGGTTTGTAATGGCTTTGGGCTAAAAGATTCTCATGCTTTCTTTGGGTTGTTTGTTAGTGATAATTATGCCATTTTTGCTCAAATTGTAATTTTGGCTTTCTCGATGCTTTATTTACTGATTGATAAAGATGAGCAAAAACCTGAATTTTTCTCTTTGTTTTTATTTATGGTTGCATCGTTGATTTTAATGGTTTCTAGCACTAATTTAATTGTTATTTTCTTGGCATTAGAAGGTTCATCTTTAGCACTTTATACACTCATTGCTTTAAGAGGCACTCATAATGCTGTGAGTTCTAGCATTAAGTATTTTACTTTGGCTGCGGTTGGGGCTGGATTTTTTGTGTTTGCGTGCGCTTTTGTGTATTTAAAAACTAAGTCTTTAGATTTGGATAATTTATTGCATTCTGAATATATTTCAGATCCTATTTTGCTTTGTGCAGGAGTGATGTTTTTGGTGATAGTTGGCGTAAAGCTTTCTATTGCGCCTTTTCACTTTTGGCTAAAAGATGTATATTGTGGAGTGCATACTAATTTTATAGCTTTTATTTCTATTGTGCCAAAAATTGCCATGATCATAGTGGTTTTGAGAATTTTTTCTGCCTTAGGAGGTGGAGTGAAATTTGAATATATAGTGGCATTATTAGCTATTTTTTCTATGTTGGCAGTTAGTATCGTAGCTTTAATTCAAAAAGATGCAAAGAAAATGCTCGCATATAGTTCGATTACACATTCTTCTTTTATATTAGCTGTTATTGTTTCGAGTATGAGTGTGAGTTCTCAAGGAGATGGCACTTCTTACTTGCTTTCAATTTTTGCTTTGTTTGTGTATTGGATTTCTTTTGCATTTGCAAATTATGGAATTTTCTTGATTTTAAGTTTATTTCAAAAAAGTTCGTTTGAGAGTTTTTCGGGTTTATTTGATCAAAGACCTGTTTTATCAGTCGTTTTAGCTATTTTTATTTTATGTATAGCGGGCATACCACCTTTTGGTATCTTTTGGGGTAAAATTTTAATTTTAGCTTCTATCTTAAATTCAGGATATTATGTGCTTGTGTTTGCCATAGCTTTAAGTTCTATGATTATGCTTTATGCGTATTTGAAGATTTTAATTTATATTTTCTTTAAAAAAGGACAAGAAATAGAAGCAGGAAATTTAGATGTAAAACAAAAAGTGATTTTAAGTCTATGTCTTGTAGGAAGTCTTTCATGTGTGTTTTTGCTTTTGTAA
- the mqnP gene encoding menaquinone biosynthesis prenyltransferase MqnP, whose protein sequence is MPLLKEKLKDILDLIVFKHSIFALPFLFTSMIVASVIAKNSTWFGLQALFLGVICAVSARNFAMAINRLMDEDIDRNNPRCANRPNIDGRIGKTSILLFIILNAIVFVLASYFINKLAFALSLPVLFILAIYSAFKRFSSLAHLILGFCLGLAPIAGSIVVLGKIEIYSVILCLGVTFWTAGFDLLYALQDMEYDKKTGLHSIPAKFGLEATLFISAFCHVLAVLFWLLFVWVAPTGNIAFLGVIISAVILFFEHRIVRKNFAKIDKAFFTLNGYLSIVFFIFIWVDLLWR, encoded by the coding sequence ATGCCTTTATTAAAAGAAAAATTAAAAGATATATTGGATTTAATAGTCTTTAAACATTCGATTTTTGCTTTGCCATTTTTATTTACATCGATGATTGTGGCCTCTGTTATTGCAAAAAATAGCACATGGTTTGGTTTGCAAGCTTTATTTTTGGGTGTTATTTGTGCAGTAAGTGCAAGAAATTTTGCAATGGCGATTAACCGTTTAATGGATGAGGATATTGATAGAAATAATCCAAGATGTGCAAATAGGCCTAATATTGATGGGCGTATTGGCAAAACGAGTATTTTGTTGTTTATTATCTTAAATGCTATTGTGTTTGTTTTGGCGAGTTATTTTATCAATAAACTTGCTTTTGCATTATCTTTACCGGTGCTTTTTATCTTAGCTATTTACTCAGCTTTTAAACGATTTTCATCTTTGGCACATTTGATACTTGGTTTTTGTTTGGGTCTTGCACCTATTGCTGGTAGTATAGTTGTTTTAGGAAAAATCGAAATCTATAGTGTGATCTTGTGTTTGGGTGTTACTTTTTGGACGGCCGGATTTGACTTGCTGTATGCTTTGCAAGATATGGAGTATGATAAAAAAACAGGACTACATTCTATACCTGCCAAATTTGGACTAGAAGCGACTTTGTTTATTTCAGCATTTTGCCATGTGCTAGCTGTGCTTTTTTGGTTGTTGTTTGTTTGGGTAGCTCCAACAGGTAATATTGCATTTTTGGGAGTGATAATTAGCGCAGTGATTTTATTTTTTGAACACCGTATTGTAAGAAAGAATTTCGCAAAAATCGATAAGGCGTTTTTTACTTTAAATGGTTATTTGAGTATAGTATTTTTTATTTTTATTTGGGTTGATCTTTTATGGAGATAA
- a CDS encoding tetratricopeptide repeat protein, translating to MIRFLFLFLLSISYVFSFEIIVNQGEEHNRPFTLLHLKDNKEFTCKSVFEFEKIHFECNVLGVSSMQFQNKEFDDFSIFFEKHQTFLTIKIYPKILSKMFSYSQDIFNAKEIESQNGDQSKHFVFIFTKDLRYFKPSDGLNFDIYFDNALMPYIGALDLNSNPMETSKSADFNTYFNIKQEYEAKKYDQVLRDATNAIKRYQGSVFMNEFELYKLRVQNKLFTYELDKDQQVLEQMLEDAKKWLRTYINDKDYTEVMYIMMRIYMGLSQRSNVEYIIDTLNTEHKGDKYTIMALLDYADYLYHLGKKNTANNIYQDVYYSTPDADLASRAALFLARNYLETQNVKEAKELVSKILDSNPEFFMSDLGNSLLVARAFSNNRAYDISSKIYEYIFTHLSKVENEYERVLKDLALSLLNANEHTKAQKYLDLYAEEFPLGEFLSLIKEAQDKNFLYLKDTNASFLHQRYEEIMQKYAGEIASKALFDNVELYFQEKNYEKVVAYQKDIEKYSNKEIKKLLEQAAILVLDQKLKNDECLDAVKIYEDFKAYNVGSKIQNKKRMLECFKRTTRMEEAKKYIIENENDDIIFYKLQSADLALKDKNYQNAIKMINDILNTRTIISDNEKFEANYIKFFAELKLQDYNAMIRTLQKLEQFPMNYRMVELYYEFLRYCERNNFITSILTYAPKAIDYQNLIGVNLFSPDLEFIYIKALRQSNQAQKALTLFKDLLANPLKDDERARAFYMQSNVYEDLNQTNQQRQSLQKCLDINATSNWQNLCKDKMGVLNTQP from the coding sequence ATGATAAGGTTTTTATTTTTATTTTTACTCAGTATAAGCTATGTGTTTTCATTTGAAATTATTGTTAATCAAGGGGAGGAGCATAACCGACCCTTTACGCTTTTACATTTAAAAGATAATAAAGAATTTACATGTAAAAGTGTTTTTGAATTTGAAAAAATTCACTTTGAATGCAATGTTTTAGGCGTAAGCAGCATGCAGTTTCAAAACAAGGAATTTGATGACTTTTCGATTTTTTTTGAAAAGCACCAAACTTTTTTAACAATCAAAATTTATCCTAAAATACTATCTAAAATGTTTAGCTATTCTCAAGATATCTTTAATGCTAAAGAAATTGAAAGCCAAAATGGTGATCAATCCAAACATTTTGTATTTATTTTTACTAAGGATTTGCGTTATTTCAAACCTAGTGATGGACTTAATTTTGACATATACTTTGACAACGCACTTATGCCTTATATTGGTGCTTTAGATTTAAATTCTAACCCTATGGAAACTTCAAAAAGTGCTGATTTTAATACTTATTTTAACATCAAGCAAGAATATGAAGCAAAAAAATATGATCAAGTTTTAAGAGATGCAACCAATGCTATCAAGCGTTATCAAGGTAGTGTATTTATGAATGAGTTTGAGTTGTACAAGTTAAGAGTGCAAAATAAACTTTTTACATACGAGCTTGATAAAGATCAGCAGGTCTTAGAGCAAATGCTAGAAGATGCAAAAAAATGGCTAAGGACTTATATTAACGACAAAGATTATACGGAAGTTATGTATATTATGATGAGAATTTATATGGGCTTATCGCAAAGATCAAATGTCGAATACATCATCGATACTTTAAATACAGAGCATAAAGGTGATAAATACACCATTATGGCTTTACTTGATTATGCAGACTACCTGTATCATTTGGGTAAAAAAAATACTGCAAATAATATTTATCAAGATGTGTATTACTCTACACCAGATGCTGATTTGGCAAGTAGAGCTGCATTGTTTTTGGCAAGAAATTATCTAGAAACGCAAAATGTCAAAGAGGCTAAGGAGCTTGTTAGTAAAATTTTAGACTCTAATCCTGAATTTTTTATGAGTGATTTGGGTAATTCTTTGCTAGTAGCAAGGGCATTTAGCAATAATAGAGCGTATGATATTAGTTCTAAAATTTATGAGTATATTTTCACACATTTAAGCAAGGTTGAAAATGAATATGAAAGAGTGCTTAAGGATCTTGCTTTGTCTTTGCTTAATGCAAATGAACACACAAAAGCACAAAAATATCTTGACTTATATGCAGAGGAATTTCCTTTAGGAGAATTTTTAAGTTTAATTAAAGAAGCACAAGATAAAAATTTCTTATATCTAAAAGATACCAATGCAAGCTTTTTACATCAAAGATATGAAGAGATTATGCAAAAGTATGCCGGTGAAATTGCTAGTAAAGCTTTATTTGATAATGTTGAATTGTATTTTCAAGAAAAAAATTATGAAAAAGTAGTGGCATATCAAAAAGATATAGAAAAATATTCTAACAAAGAAATTAAAAAATTATTAGAGCAGGCTGCGATTTTGGTTTTAGATCAAAAATTAAAAAATGATGAGTGTTTAGATGCGGTCAAAATTTATGAAGATTTTAAAGCTTATAATGTAGGAAGTAAAATTCAAAATAAAAAACGAATGCTTGAGTGCTTTAAGCGCACAACGCGTATGGAAGAAGCAAAAAAATATATCATTGAAAATGAAAATGATGATATCATTTTTTATAAACTTCAAAGTGCAGATTTGGCTTTAAAGGACAAGAACTACCAAAATGCTATAAAGATGATTAATGATATTTTAAACACAAGAACCATTATCAGCGATAATGAAAAATTTGAAGCAAATTATATTAAGTTTTTTGCTGAGCTTAAATTGCAAGATTATAATGCTATGATAAGAACTTTGCAAAAACTAGAGCAATTTCCGATGAATTATCGTATGGTAGAGTTGTATTATGAGTTTTTGCGTTATTGTGAGAGAAATAATTTCATCACAAGCATTTTAACATATGCTCCAAAGGCAATTGATTATCAAAATTTAATAGGGGTAAATCTTTTTAGCCCAGATTTGGAATTTATTTATATCAAAGCATTAAGACAAAGCAATCAAGCACAAAAAGCATTGACTTTGTTTAAAGATTTGTTGGCAAATCCTTTAAAAGATGATGAGCGTGCACGTGCGTTTTATATGCAAAGTAATGTATATGAAGATTTAAATCAAACAAATCAACAAAGACAAAGTTTGCAAAAATGTTTAGACATTAATGCAACAAGTAATTGGCAAAATTTATGCAAAGACAAAATGGGTGTTTTGAACACTCAGCCATGA
- the moaA gene encoding GTP 3',8-cyclase MoaA, translated as MLVDSYGRVIDYLRISVTQRCNFRCLYCMPKTPFEWSAKENLLSFEELFMFVKVCIDEGVKKIRITGGEPLVRKDLHKFIAMISEYKHDLDLALTTNASLLKQQAKDLRQAGLKRINISLDTLKEEVAFKLAQKNILKDVLNGIDEALNLGFNVKFNTVALKGINDGEFIDLLEFAKARKSQIRFIEFMENYHAYGDLKGLKSADILNIIAQKYSFKEGQKTPNAPATIYELEDGYRFGIIDPHSHDFCDSCNRIRLSAEGLLIPCLYYDEALSIKKAIRNKDIAGACEVLKTVIKNKSEKNRWAENENNQSSTRAFYQTGG; from the coding sequence ATGTTAGTAGATAGTTATGGAAGAGTGATTGATTATTTAAGAATTTCAGTAACGCAAAGGTGTAATTTTCGCTGTCTTTACTGTATGCCAAAAACTCCATTTGAATGGAGTGCTAAGGAAAACCTTTTATCTTTTGAAGAACTTTTCATGTTTGTTAAAGTTTGTATTGATGAGGGGGTTAAAAAAATTCGAATTACAGGTGGAGAGCCTTTAGTAAGAAAAGATTTGCATAAATTTATCGCAATGATTAGTGAGTATAAGCATGATTTAGACTTAGCACTTACCACCAATGCTTCTTTGTTAAAACAGCAAGCAAAAGATTTAAGACAAGCAGGTTTGAAAAGAATCAATATTTCATTAGATACTTTAAAAGAAGAGGTAGCTTTTAAGTTAGCTCAAAAAAACATACTCAAAGATGTGTTAAATGGGATCGATGAGGCTTTAAATTTGGGCTTTAATGTTAAATTTAATACCGTGGCGCTTAAAGGGATTAACGATGGTGAATTTATTGATCTTTTGGAATTTGCCAAAGCACGCAAAAGCCAAATTCGTTTTATAGAATTTATGGAAAACTATCATGCTTATGGAGATTTAAAAGGATTAAAATCTGCAGATATTTTAAATATTATTGCTCAAAAATATTCTTTTAAAGAAGGACAAAAAACCCCTAACGCGCCTGCGACTATTTATGAGCTTGAAGATGGGTATCGATTTGGTATTATTGATCCACATAGCCATGATTTTTGTGATAGTTGCAATCGCATAAGACTTTCTGCTGAAGGTCTTTTGATACCTTGTTTGTACTATGATGAGGCTTTAAGCATTAAAAAAGCTATACGCAATAAAGACATAGCAGGAGCATGTGAGGTTTTAAAAACGGTGATAAAAAACAAATCAGAAAAAAACAGATGGGCTGAAAATGAAAACAATCAAAGTTCAACAAGAGCTTTTTATCAAACAGGTGGATAA
- a CDS encoding 7-carboxy-7-deazaguanine synthase QueE → MKVVETFLSLQGEGKYSGNLAVFVRFAGCNFNCIGFGVKKEQNSKILLGCDTIRAVFTQEFKACYQSYKAKELFDEVVKLANSHQAIVVITGGEPLLNYQKPEFLCFVNLLLENDFKVHFETNASIEIDFEKYPLYKKCYFALGVKLSNSGVKKEKRINEKALKAFKKYPRDSFYKFVLDRDFLEENKALEEIKEILQICKNEVFCMPMGANGLEISKNALSVAEFCIKNGYNYSDRMHIRIWGDKEGV, encoded by the coding sequence ATGAAAGTTGTCGAAACTTTTTTAAGCTTGCAAGGTGAGGGAAAATATAGCGGAAATTTGGCTGTTTTTGTTAGATTTGCCGGGTGCAATTTTAATTGTATTGGCTTTGGGGTGAAAAAAGAACAAAACTCTAAAATACTTTTAGGGTGTGATACCATTAGAGCGGTTTTTACTCAAGAATTTAAAGCTTGTTATCAATCATATAAAGCAAAAGAACTTTTTGATGAGGTTGTAAAACTCGCAAATTCACACCAAGCTATAGTTGTCATTACAGGTGGAGAACCTTTGTTGAATTATCAAAAACCAGAATTTTTGTGTTTTGTTAATTTGCTTTTAGAAAACGATTTTAAAGTACATTTTGAAACCAATGCAAGTATTGAAATTGATTTTGAAAAATACCCACTGTATAAAAAGTGTTATTTTGCTTTAGGGGTAAAGTTAAGCAATAGCGGAGTAAAAAAGGAAAAAAGAATTAATGAAAAAGCTTTAAAGGCTTTTAAAAAATATCCTAGAGATAGCTTTTATAAATTTGTTTTAGATAGGGATTTTTTAGAGGAGAATAAAGCCCTAGAAGAAATCAAAGAAATCTTACAAATTTGCAAAAATGAAGTTTTTTGCATGCCTATGGGTGCAAATGGATTAGAAATTTCTAAAAATGCCTTAAGTGTTGCTGAATTTTGTATAAAAAATGGATATAATTACTCTGATAGAATGCATATTAGAATTTGGGGAGATAAAGAAGGCGTATGA
- a CDS encoding complex I subunit 4 family protein — protein MLSLLMLFPFFSAFVALFLQKEDSKSFAILVSFLILALNVFLLLNYHGGIAYEFSLNSLIVNFHIGVDAIALYLMLLCSIMIFLSFVCLDIQDKSVVVSIFLLQFCIIGLFASLDALLFYVFWEFSLIPLIYLIGRYSNNYKAGIKFFIYAFCGSMLMLLAIIYVGFLYYQNFGYWSFDLLAWYKSEFFIPENAQNLVFLGFFIAFAIKSPLFPFHTWAPKVYAKSPTLVSVMLVSFKMAPFGFLRFILPLTPDTLNHYYSLLAVLCIVGILYAALIAFRTKDLKELIAYSSISHLGVVILGIITFTYNGVSGSVFYMFAHGIVTGGLFLAAYILYKRYHTFDLDFYKNLAKNTPLFSFFFAVLLFSSISLPLTISFVGEFLILQGVASVNLWYALFAGGVIILGAIYMLNIYRNMFFNASEEKLEKLVLKKGEIFVLSVLSALVIYLGVAPSTMLDQIASNVNTVLEIMQTRNIAIENQKIIDSIRGF, from the coding sequence ATGCTTAGTTTGTTAATGTTATTTCCATTTTTTTCAGCTTTTGTGGCTTTGTTTTTGCAAAAAGAAGACAGTAAGTCTTTTGCTATTTTAGTAAGTTTTTTGATTTTAGCTTTAAATGTGTTTTTGTTGTTAAATTATCATGGTGGTATAGCTTATGAATTTAGTTTAAATTCTTTAATTGTTAATTTTCATATTGGTGTTGATGCTATAGCGCTTTATTTGATGTTACTTTGTTCTATTATGATCTTTTTATCATTTGTATGTTTGGATATACAAGATAAAAGTGTTGTTGTAAGTATATTTTTATTGCAATTTTGTATTATAGGGTTATTTGCTTCATTAGATGCATTGTTATTTTATGTGTTTTGGGAATTTTCTCTTATTCCTCTTATTTATTTAATAGGAAGATATTCTAACAACTATAAAGCAGGGATTAAATTTTTTATTTATGCATTTTGTGGTTCCATGCTAATGCTTTTGGCTATTATCTATGTAGGATTTTTGTATTATCAAAATTTTGGTTATTGGAGTTTTGATTTGTTGGCTTGGTATAAAAGTGAATTTTTTATACCTGAAAATGCACAAAACCTTGTTTTTTTAGGATTTTTTATCGCTTTTGCGATCAAAAGTCCTTTGTTTCCTTTTCATACTTGGGCACCTAAAGTTTATGCTAAAAGTCCAACGCTAGTGTCTGTGATGCTTGTTAGTTTTAAAATGGCTCCTTTTGGCTTTTTAAGATTTATTTTGCCTTTAACGCCTGATACTTTAAATCATTATTATTCTTTACTTGCTGTTTTATGTATAGTTGGGATTTTATATGCAGCTTTGATTGCTTTTAGAACTAAGGATTTAAAAGAGCTAATTGCTTATAGTTCTATTTCGCATTTGGGTGTAGTGATTTTAGGGATTATTACTTTTACTTATAATGGAGTAAGTGGTTCTGTATTTTATATGTTTGCTCATGGTATTGTGACAGGAGGTTTGTTTTTAGCAGCTTATATACTTTATAAAAGATACCATACTTTTGATTTGGATTTTTATAAAAATTTGGCTAAAAATACTCCTTTGTTTAGCTTCTTTTTCGCGGTATTGCTGTTTTCATCTATCTCGCTACCTTTAACGATTTCTTTTGTTGGAGAGTTTTTGATCTTACAAGGTGTTGCGAGTGTGAATTTATGGTACGCTTTGTTTGCAGGCGGGGTCATTATCTTAGGTGCGATTTACATGTTAAATATTTATAGAAATATGTTTTTTAACGCTAGTGAGGAAAAATTAGAAAAATTGGTACTAAAAAAAGGTGAAATTTTTGTTTTAAGTGTGTTGAGTGCCTTGGTGATTTACTTAGGTGTGGCACCAAGTACAATGCTTGATCAAATTGCTTCTAATGTTAATACTGTTCTTGAGATTATGCAAACAAGAAATATTGCAATAGAAAATCAAAAGATCATAGATAGTATAAGAGGTTTTTAA
- the miaA gene encoding tRNA (adenosine(37)-N6)-dimethylallyltransferase MiaA produces MFFEFALIGTTASGKTELANKLAYEFNACVLSLDSLCVYKQINIASAKTDQKTLNELDYFGINLLDVDMHFNIALFYKEYEKAKKFAQDNQRILIITGGTSFYLKALMDGLSENFKESQSTLSNQAIYELMVQIDPNAKIEKNDTYRLKKWLGIYEQTQKIPSEVLKETRKKAPIDKIDIFEISWHKDLLEKRIAKRTQNMLDEGLIDEAKMLFDHYDHDLKPLNSIGLKECKDFLDQKITQKELLELIIIHTRQLAKRQRTFNKKFTKEILDYEKAYIGLKNYILAKTHG; encoded by the coding sequence ATGTTTTTTGAATTTGCTCTCATTGGGACTACCGCAAGTGGCAAAACCGAACTTGCAAATAAACTAGCATATGAATTTAATGCGTGTGTTTTAAGCCTTGATAGTCTTTGTGTATACAAACAAATCAACATTGCTTCGGCAAAAACCGACCAAAAAACCTTAAACGAGCTTGATTATTTCGGTATTAATTTGCTTGATGTGGATATGCATTTTAATATTGCCTTGTTTTATAAAGAGTACGAAAAAGCAAAAAAATTTGCACAAGATAACCAACGAATTCTTATCATAACAGGTGGGACTAGTTTTTATTTAAAAGCTTTAATGGATGGCTTGAGTGAAAATTTCAAAGAAAGCCAAAGCACTCTAAGCAATCAAGCAATTTATGAACTAATGGTGCAAATTGATCCAAATGCAAAAATAGAAAAAAACGACACCTATCGCTTAAAAAAATGGCTAGGAATTTATGAACAAACCCAAAAAATTCCTAGTGAAGTTTTAAAAGAAACACGCAAAAAGGCTCCGATTGATAAGATTGATATTTTTGAAATCAGCTGGCACAAAGATCTTTTAGAAAAACGTATTGCCAAGCGTACGCAAAATATGCTTGATGAGGGTTTGATTGATGAGGCAAAAATGCTTTTTGATCATTATGATCATGACTTAAAACCACTCAATTCCATAGGTTTAAAAGAATGTAAAGATTTTCTAGATCAAAAAATCACCCAAAAAGAGCTACTAGAACTTATCATCATCCATACAAGACAACTTGCCAAAAGACAAAGAACCTTCAATAAAAAATTTACAAAAGAAATTTTGGATTATGAAAAAGCTTATATTGGTTTAAAAAATTATATTTTAGCAAAGACTCATGGCTGA